From one Ursus arctos isolate Adak ecotype North America unplaced genomic scaffold, UrsArc2.0 scaffold_26, whole genome shotgun sequence genomic stretch:
- the LOC113249910 gene encoding cationic amino acid transporter 3-like: MLRQALRRLGQKLIRRHPLEEVFEYKTGRSLSTLDLVALGVGRTVGVGVYFLANEVASNQAGPSIVICFLVTGLTSLLAGLCYAEFSARVPHSGSAYLYSFVTIGELWAFITGWNLVLSFFADAFIVVQAWSMAFDLLFTNRISETLHESISEQVPQFFADNVNYFFVLFLFFFMEVQYVGRHGFFRIFKVFTLVKLLVLSFVIISGFIKGDLHNWKLTEEDYIQAGLNGTSSLGPLGSGGFMPFGFQGILRGSATCFYAFIGFSIIVTRVKESHIPQRSIPRGIVVSLLICFLVYFGVSAALTLMVPYYQLRPGSTLPEIFLHIGWAPAYYVVVIVMFCNVFVYTYRSFTFPVRLVIYMMAQDGLLFPVLTRIHAKSYVYIVSTVIFGIIAAITVFFFGLTDLLELRSIGTLISYSLVAFCVLIVRYQPKRRKEENEELQENGGNVMQVQEENGPAAEKLTLQQLFFPGSPTPTPLSARVVYVCSSVLALLLTLLCLVLAHWPGLLSGDPGPITVVVLLLVLITGLTGVIWRQPQSSTPLPFKVPALPLLPLLSIFVNIYLMMQMTAGPWLRFGVWMMIGFAIYFSYGIQQILVT; this comes from the coding sequence ATGCTGCGTCAGGCACTTCGCAGACTTGGTCAAAAGCTCATACGCAGACATCCACTGGAGGAAGTGTTTGAGTATAAAACCGGCAGAAGCCTGAGCACTCTGGATTTAGTGGCCCTGGGTGTGGGCCGCACCGTGGGTGTTGGTGTGTATTTCCTGGCTAATGAGGTGGCCAGTAATCAAGCAGGACCATCCATTGTGATCTGCTTTTTGGTGACCGGCCTGACTTCCTTGTTGGCTGGGCTGTGCTATGCAGAGTTTAGTGCCCGGGTTCCCCATTCTGGCTCAGCATATCTCTACAGCTTTGTCACTATAGGTGAACTCTGGGCTTTCATCACTGGCTGGAACCTCGTCCTCTCTTTTTTTGCTGATGCATTCATTGTGGTCCAGGCCTGGTCCATGGCTTTTGACCTCCTGTTTACAAACCGGATCTCTGAGACCCTGCATGAGAGCATCTCAGAGCAAGTTCCCCAATTCTTTGCAGACAATGTAAACTACTTTTTtgtcctctttctgtttttcttcatggAAGTTCAATACGTGGGGCGACATGGCTTCTTCAGAATTTTCAAAGTGTTCACATTGGTGAAGCTTTTGGTTCTCAGTTTTGTCATCATCTCTGGCTTCATTAAGGGGGACCTGCACAACTGGAAGCTCACAGAAGAGGACTACATACAGGCTGGACTCAATGGCACCTCTAGCTTGGGCCCTCTGGGCTCTGGAGGATTCATGCCTTTTGGCTTCCAGGGGATTCTCCGAGGATCAGCTACCTGTTTCTATGCATTTATAGGTTTCAGCATTATTGTTACCAGAGTCAAAGAATCACACATTCCCCAGCGTTCCATCCCCAGGGGCATTGTGGTTTCACTGCTCATCTGCTTTTTGGTGTATTTTGGTGTCTCTGCAGCACTTACACTCATGGTGCCTTACTACCAGCTTCGACCCGGGAGCACCTTGCCTGAGATATTTCTCCATATTGGCTGGGCCCCTGCCTACTATGTTGTAGTTATTGTAAtgttttgtaatgtttttgtctACACCTACAGGAGCTTTACATTCCCCGTACGTTTGGTGATATACATGATGGCACAGGATGGCCTCCTGTTCCCTGTCCTTACCAGGATCCATGCTAAGTCATATGTCTATATCGTGTCCACTGTGATCTTTGGCATTATTGCAGCAATCACGGTATTCTTCTTTGGACTCACTGATCTTCTGGAACTGAGGTCAATTGGGACCCTGATATCTTATTCCCTGGTAGCTTTTTGTGTTCTCATAGTCAGGTATCAGcctaagagaaggaaggaggaaaatgaagagcTGCAGGAGAATGGGGGAAATGTAATGCAGGTGCAGGAGGAGAATGGACCTGCAGCAGAGAAGCTGACTCTACAGCAACTCTTTTTTccaggcagccccacccccactccactctCTGCCCGGGTTGTGTATGTTTGCTCCTCAGTGCTTGCTCTGCTGCTGACTCTCCTCTGCCTGGTGCTGGCCCACTGGCCAGGTCTGCTTTCTGGAGACCCAGGTCCGATCACAGTGGTCGTGCTGCTCCTGGTGCTCATCACTGGGCTCACTGGGGTCATCTGGAGACAGCCACAGAgctccactccccttccctttaaggtccctgctctgcctctcctcccactcctgagCATCTTCGTGAATATTTACCTTATGATGCAGATGACAGCTGGACCCTGGCTGAGATTTGGTGTCTGGATGATGATTGGGTTTGCTATCTACTTCAGCTATGGGATCCAGCAAATCCTGGTCACTTAA